A region of Streptomyces cinnamoneus DNA encodes the following proteins:
- a CDS encoding Lrp/AsnC family transcriptional regulator, which yields MADEQMATSGGRPPARPLDEIDRSILRMLQVDGRASIRSVAERVHVSRANAYARINRLIDDGVIRGFGARVDQERAGHGASAYITMKIVQNSWRSVREKLRELPGAAHIALVSGDFDVLLLVHTKDNRALRELVLTRIQAMEEVLSTRTLLVFEETDLQDLKPPEAPGGP from the coding sequence ATGGCGGACGAACAGATGGCCACGTCGGGCGGCAGACCGCCCGCCCGCCCGCTCGACGAGATCGACCGCTCGATCCTGCGCATGCTCCAGGTCGACGGCCGCGCCTCGATACGGTCCGTCGCCGAGCGTGTGCACGTCTCGCGGGCCAACGCCTACGCCCGCATCAACCGCCTGATCGACGACGGCGTGATCAGGGGCTTCGGCGCCCGGGTGGACCAGGAGCGCGCCGGCCACGGGGCGTCGGCCTACATCACGATGAAGATCGTCCAGAATTCCTGGCGCTCGGTCCGCGAAAAGCTCCGCGAACTGCCCGGTGCCGCCCACATCGCCCTGGTCAGCGGGGACTTCGACGTGCTGCTGCTGGTCCACACCAAGGACAACCGGGCCTTGCGGGAGCTGGTCCTCACCCGGATACAGGCCATGGAGGAGGTCCTGAGCACCCGGACGTTACTGGTCTTCGAGGAGACGGACCTCCAGGACCTCAAGCCGCCGGAGGCCCCGGGCGGGCCCTAG
- a CDS encoding TetR/AcrR family transcriptional regulator yields the protein MTMAKRDTYTPESLLAVAVKVFNERGYDGTSMEHLSKAAGISKSSIYHHVKSKEELLRLAISRALDELFAVLGEPGAVEGRAIGRLEYVTRRTVEVLLAELPYVTLLLRVRGNTDTERWAMDRRREFDHQVAELLKQAAADGDLREDVDVRLATRLLFGMINSIVEWYRPERGGAATSDEVAAAVIHTAFSGLRTHR from the coding sequence ATGACCATGGCCAAGCGCGACACCTACACGCCCGAATCGCTGCTGGCGGTCGCCGTCAAGGTGTTCAACGAGCGGGGCTACGACGGCACCTCCATGGAGCACCTCTCCAAGGCGGCCGGAATCTCCAAGTCCTCGATCTACCACCACGTCAAGAGCAAGGAAGAACTGCTCAGGCTCGCCATAAGCCGGGCCCTGGACGAGCTGTTCGCCGTGCTGGGCGAGCCGGGGGCCGTCGAGGGGCGGGCGATCGGGCGGCTGGAGTACGTCACCCGGCGCACGGTGGAGGTGCTCCTGGCCGAGTTGCCGTACGTGACGCTGCTGCTGCGCGTGCGCGGCAACACGGACACCGAGCGCTGGGCGATGGACCGGCGCCGCGAGTTCGACCACCAGGTCGCCGAGCTGCTGAAGCAGGCCGCCGCCGACGGTGACCTGCGGGAGGACGTGGACGTCCGGCTGGCGACCCGGCTGCTCTTCGGGATGATCAATTCCATCGTGGAGTGGTACCGGCCCGAGCGTGGCGGGGCCGCCACGAGCGACGAGGTCGCCGCCGCAGTGATCCACACGGCCTTCAGCGGCCTGCGCACGCACCGCTAG
- a CDS encoding 3-hydroxyacyl-CoA dehydrogenase, producing the protein MTAIDPGRTVAVVGTGTMGQGIAQVALAAGHLVRLYDAVPGRAEEAARAIAARLGRLVDKGRLDAAGRDAALARLRPAARLAELADSALVIEAILEQLDVKQKLFGELEPVVSEDCLLATNTSSLPVTAVAGALRRPGRFVGLHFFNPAPLLPLVEVVRGFATDEADLERARATVAAWGKTPVTCADTPGFIVNRIARPFYAEAFRVYEERGADPATIDAVLRECGGFAMGPFELTDLIGQDVNNSVTRSVYEAFFHDPKFTPSFAQGQLVQAGLLGRKTGRGWFDHGEGAVRPEPSTAEPCDPPAEISWHAKAPGVCAPLHEMIEEAGVKVVRDRTPQSEWYIGLPDGAMLTLTGGEAATPQCGGTYIYFDLALDYRSCTRVALAPSEKASAADVRAAVGLFQALGKKVSVVGDVPGLIVARTVAMLVDFAEDAAGRGVADREDVDTAMRLGVNYPRGPLEWGEEIGLSRVRNILWGLSQDYPGGRYEPSLSLRRRAAVRESLL; encoded by the coding sequence ATGACCGCAATCGACCCGGGCCGCACCGTCGCCGTGGTGGGCACCGGGACCATGGGCCAGGGCATCGCCCAGGTCGCCCTGGCCGCGGGCCATCTCGTGCGGCTGTACGACGCCGTGCCCGGCCGCGCGGAGGAGGCGGCGCGGGCGATCGCCGCCCGGCTCGGCCGCCTGGTGGACAAGGGCAGGCTCGACGCGGCCGGCCGGGACGCGGCTCTCGCCCGTCTGCGGCCCGCCGCGCGGCTCGCCGAACTCGCCGACTCCGCGCTCGTCATCGAGGCGATTCTGGAGCAACTGGACGTCAAGCAGAAGCTGTTCGGTGAGCTGGAACCGGTCGTTTCGGAAGACTGCCTGCTGGCCACCAACACCTCCTCGCTGCCGGTGACCGCGGTCGCCGGGGCCCTGCGCCGGCCCGGTCGCTTCGTCGGCCTGCACTTCTTCAACCCCGCACCGCTGCTGCCGCTCGTGGAGGTCGTCCGCGGCTTCGCCACGGACGAGGCGGACCTCGAGCGGGCGCGCGCCACCGTGGCCGCCTGGGGCAAGACGCCGGTGACCTGCGCCGACACCCCCGGCTTCATCGTCAACCGGATCGCCCGGCCGTTCTACGCCGAGGCCTTCCGCGTCTACGAGGAGCGCGGCGCCGACCCGGCGACCATCGACGCCGTGCTGCGGGAGTGCGGCGGCTTCGCGATGGGCCCGTTCGAGCTGACCGACCTCATCGGCCAGGATGTGAACAACTCCGTCACCCGTTCGGTGTACGAGGCCTTCTTCCACGACCCCAAGTTCACGCCGTCCTTCGCCCAGGGGCAGCTGGTGCAGGCCGGGCTGCTCGGGCGCAAGACCGGCCGGGGCTGGTTCGACCACGGCGAGGGCGCGGTGCGGCCGGAGCCGAGCACGGCCGAGCCCTGCGACCCGCCGGCGGAGATCTCCTGGCACGCCAAGGCGCCGGGCGTCTGCGCCCCGCTCCACGAGATGATCGAGGAAGCGGGCGTCAAGGTCGTCCGCGACCGCACGCCCCAGTCCGAGTGGTACATCGGCCTTCCCGACGGCGCCATGCTCACGCTCACGGGCGGCGAGGCCGCCACGCCCCAGTGCGGCGGCACGTACATCTACTTCGACCTGGCCCTCGACTACCGCTCCTGCACGCGCGTCGCGCTGGCGCCCTCCGAGAAGGCGTCGGCGGCGGACGTGCGGGCCGCCGTCGGCCTGTTCCAGGCGCTCGGCAAGAAGGTCAGCGTCGTCGGGGACGTCCCCGGTCTGATCGTCGCCCGTACGGTCGCGATGCTCGTGGACTTCGCCGAGGACGCCGCCGGCCGGGGCGTGGCGGACCGGGAGGACGTCGACACCGCCATGCGGCTCGGCGTGAACTACCCGCGCGGGCCGCTCGAATGGGGCGAGGAGATCGGCCTGAGCCGGGTGCGGAACATCCTGTGGGGACTGTCCCAGGACTACCCCGGCGGCCGCTACGAGCCGTCCCTGTCCCTCCGCCGCCGTGCGGCCGTCCGAGAGAGCCTGCTGTAA
- the paaN gene encoding phenylacetic acid degradation protein PaaN: MTAGLTTAQLIEKHRPTLDQALEAIRTRAYWSPYPEHPKAYGADGVPGSLDAAAGQAAFDALRGRRFELDQPGTDGWTGSEVSPYGLELGVEYPHADIDVLLPAMRAAMPAWRDAGALVRAAVCAEVLARINARTHEFAHAVMHTSGQAFMMALQAGGPHAQDRGLEAVAYAYAEQSGAAPESAEWVKPQGKRDPLKLDKEFTPVPRGVSLLIGCNTFPTWNGYPGLFASLATGNPVLVKPHPRAVLPLALTVRIAREVLAEAGFSPDLVTLAAERDGEGVAKTLAVRPEVRVIDYTGSTAFGDWLEANARQAQVFTEKAGVNTVVVDSTDDYKGMLSNLAFSLSLYSGQMCTTPQNLLIPREGIATDAGHKSYDEVVADLATAVDKLLGDDARANALLGAIVNDQVKARIDAAAQLGEVALASRTVANPDFPGATVRTPVIVKLDGAKPDAEAAYFSECFGPVSFAVAVDSTADAVELLRRTVREKGAMTVGAYTTSADAERLIETACLEECAQLSLNLTGGVYVNQTAAFSDFHGSGGNPAANAALCDSAFVAPRFRVVEVRRQA; the protein is encoded by the coding sequence GTGACCGCCGGACTCACCACCGCCCAGCTGATCGAGAAGCACCGCCCCACCCTTGACCAGGCGCTGGAGGCCATCCGCACGCGCGCGTACTGGTCGCCGTATCCCGAGCACCCCAAGGCCTACGGCGCCGACGGCGTGCCCGGCAGCCTGGACGCGGCCGCGGGCCAGGCCGCCTTCGACGCGCTGCGCGGCCGGCGCTTCGAGCTCGACCAGCCGGGGACGGACGGCTGGACGGGCTCGGAGGTCTCGCCGTACGGCCTGGAGCTGGGCGTGGAGTATCCCCACGCCGACATCGACGTCCTGTTGCCGGCCATGCGTGCCGCCATGCCCGCGTGGCGGGACGCCGGCGCCCTGGTGCGGGCCGCCGTGTGCGCGGAGGTCCTGGCCCGGATCAACGCCCGTACGCACGAGTTCGCGCACGCCGTCATGCACACCAGCGGCCAGGCGTTCATGATGGCGCTCCAGGCCGGTGGGCCGCACGCCCAGGACCGGGGCCTCGAAGCCGTCGCGTACGCCTACGCCGAGCAGAGCGGCGCCGCCCCGGAGTCGGCGGAGTGGGTCAAGCCGCAGGGCAAGCGCGATCCCCTGAAGCTCGACAAGGAGTTCACGCCCGTGCCGCGCGGCGTCTCGCTCCTCATCGGCTGCAACACCTTCCCCACGTGGAACGGCTACCCCGGCCTGTTCGCCTCCCTCGCCACCGGCAATCCGGTGCTGGTCAAGCCCCACCCGCGGGCGGTCCTGCCGCTCGCGCTGACGGTGCGCATCGCCCGTGAGGTGCTGGCCGAGGCCGGGTTCTCCCCCGACCTGGTGACCCTGGCCGCCGAGCGGGACGGCGAGGGCGTCGCCAAGACGCTGGCGGTCCGGCCGGAGGTCCGCGTCATCGACTACACCGGCTCGACCGCCTTCGGTGACTGGCTGGAGGCCAACGCCCGCCAGGCCCAGGTCTTCACCGAGAAGGCCGGCGTGAACACGGTCGTCGTCGACTCCACGGACGACTACAAGGGCATGCTCTCCAACCTGGCCTTCTCCCTGTCCCTCTACAGCGGCCAGATGTGCACCACCCCGCAGAACCTCCTGATCCCCCGGGAGGGCATCGCCACCGACGCCGGCCACAAGTCGTACGACGAGGTGGTGGCCGACCTCGCCACCGCGGTGGACAAGCTGCTGGGCGACGACGCCCGGGCCAACGCCCTGCTGGGCGCCATCGTCAACGACCAGGTCAAGGCCCGGATCGACGCCGCGGCCCAGCTCGGCGAGGTCGCCCTGGCGTCCCGGACGGTGGCCAACCCCGACTTCCCCGGCGCCACGGTCCGCACCCCCGTGATCGTCAAGCTGGACGGCGCCAAGCCGGACGCCGAAGCGGCGTACTTCTCCGAGTGCTTCGGCCCGGTGTCCTTCGCGGTGGCCGTGGACTCCACGGCGGACGCGGTCGAGCTGCTGCGCCGCACGGTCCGGGAGAAGGGCGCGATGACGGTCGGCGCGTACACGACCTCGGCGGACGCCGAGCGCCTGATCGAGACCGCCTGCCTGGAGGAGTGCGCCCAGCTCTCCCTGAACCTCACCGGCGGTGTCTACGTCAACCAGACCGCCGCGTTCTCCGACTTCCACGGCTCCGGCGGCAACCCCGCCGCCAACGCCGCCCTGTGCGACAGCGCCTTCGTCGCCCCCCGCTTCCGCGTGGTGGAGGTGAGGCGCCAGGCGTAG
- a CDS encoding TrmH family RNA methyltransferase: protein MTEDDAQAAAALRQWRERAPDAVLLDGFHALKHALRFGADVRPALAGDKAAALALAAGLAPDLSEGLDRLLVEVPARELRELVPRIHATGVAALAARRDRRANLDALSRRPRQAPVVVLDNPRNLGNVGAVVRLAAGFGATGVVTTGDVDPWHPNAVRSGAGLHYATAVERLDLGELPDGPLYALDPEGEDIRSLTLPDDALIAFGSERHGISAELRGRADRLVSLPMRPQVSSYNLATSVAMALFHWGGPRE from the coding sequence ATGACCGAGGACGACGCCCAGGCCGCCGCCGCGCTGCGGCAGTGGCGCGAGAGGGCGCCCGACGCCGTGCTGCTCGACGGCTTCCACGCGCTCAAGCACGCCCTGCGCTTCGGCGCGGACGTGCGGCCCGCGCTGGCCGGGGACAAGGCCGCGGCGCTGGCGCTGGCGGCCGGACTGGCCCCCGACCTGAGCGAGGGCCTCGACCGGTTGCTGGTCGAGGTGCCCGCGCGGGAACTGCGCGAGCTGGTGCCGCGGATCCACGCCACGGGCGTGGCCGCGCTGGCCGCGCGCCGCGACCGCCGGGCGAACCTCGACGCGTTGTCGCGGCGGCCCCGGCAAGCGCCCGTCGTCGTCCTGGACAACCCCCGCAACCTCGGCAACGTGGGCGCGGTCGTCCGGCTCGCCGCCGGCTTCGGGGCCACGGGCGTGGTGACCACCGGTGACGTCGATCCCTGGCACCCGAACGCGGTGCGCTCCGGCGCCGGGCTGCACTACGCCACGGCCGTCGAGCGGCTGGACCTCGGGGAGCTGCCGGACGGGCCGCTGTACGCCCTGGATCCGGAGGGGGAGGACATCCGCTCCCTGACCCTTCCCGACGACGCGCTGATCGCCTTCGGTTCGGAGCGCCACGGGATCTCGGCGGAGCTGAGGGGGAGGGCGGACCGGTTGGTGTCCCTGCCGATGCGGCCGCAGGTGTCGAGCTACAACCTCGCCACGAGTGTGGCCATGGCGCTCTTCCACTGGGGTGGGCCCCGGGAGTGA
- a CDS encoding HTTM domain-containing protein — MINALSRGLDRVTGASLGPYQTAVVRIGLSFTWLCYLLREWPNRHELYGPDAPWSWGMARELTGDNHAFTALMWSGSATWFETVYVLALVSAALLTLGWRTRTMSVLSMVTVLSLQNRSVFIGDGGDNVIHLMALYLVLTRCGQVWSLDARRAARRASDRGSGSGSGSEAGAASGSGPRGAGWDVTGVVLWTACGLALATAQLVCDTGMSWTADGPLPGIGWAAALWGLWAVQGLWWAVARFAPGEPRTVLDALAHLAHNATLLVIMAEVCLIYATAGWYKIQGTRWQDGTALYYPLHIDYFSPWPGLSHALAGNGLVVLLLSYGTVAVQVAFPFTLLNRRVKNVLLPVMMAEHVGIAVLLGLPFFSLAMIMTDAVFLPTSFLRRVGDLAGRARSRLRASRTGGVPQQRDTEPTRAAVGG, encoded by the coding sequence ATGATCAACGCCCTGTCGCGCGGCCTCGACCGCGTCACCGGAGCCTCCCTCGGCCCGTACCAGACGGCCGTCGTCCGGATCGGCCTCTCCTTCACCTGGCTCTGCTACCTGCTGCGCGAATGGCCCAACCGCCATGAGCTGTACGGGCCCGACGCCCCGTGGAGCTGGGGGATGGCCCGGGAGCTGACCGGCGACAACCACGCCTTCACGGCCCTGATGTGGTCCGGCTCCGCCACGTGGTTCGAGACCGTGTACGTGCTCGCCCTCGTCTCCGCGGCCCTGCTGACGCTCGGCTGGCGCACGCGGACGATGTCGGTGCTCTCCATGGTCACGGTGCTGTCGCTGCAGAACCGCAGCGTCTTCATAGGGGACGGCGGCGACAACGTCATCCACCTGATGGCGCTCTACCTCGTGCTCACCCGATGCGGACAGGTGTGGTCCCTCGACGCCCGGCGGGCGGCCCGCCGGGCGTCGGACCGCGGCAGCGGAAGCGGATCCGGCTCGGAAGCCGGGGCGGCCTCCGGCTCGGGGCCGCGTGGTGCCGGCTGGGACGTGACCGGCGTCGTCCTGTGGACGGCCTGCGGGCTCGCCCTCGCCACCGCGCAGCTGGTGTGCGACACCGGCATGTCGTGGACGGCCGACGGCCCGCTGCCCGGCATCGGCTGGGCGGCGGCCCTGTGGGGACTGTGGGCGGTCCAGGGGCTGTGGTGGGCGGTCGCACGCTTCGCCCCCGGAGAGCCCCGCACCGTCCTGGACGCGCTCGCCCACCTCGCGCACAACGCCACGCTGTTGGTGATCATGGCGGAGGTCTGCCTGATCTACGCGACCGCCGGCTGGTACAAGATCCAGGGCACGCGCTGGCAGGACGGCACCGCGCTCTACTACCCCCTGCACATCGACTACTTCTCGCCCTGGCCCGGGCTCTCCCACGCCCTCGCCGGCAACGGGCTCGTCGTACTCCTGCTCAGCTACGGCACGGTGGCCGTCCAGGTCGCCTTCCCCTTCACGCTGCTCAACCGGCGCGTGAAGAACGTCCTGCTGCCGGTGATGATGGCCGAACACGTCGGGATCGCCGTCCTGCTCGGACTGCCCTTCTTCTCCCTCGCGATGATCATGACGGACGCCGTCTTCCTGCCCACCTCCTTCCTGCGCCGCGTGGGCGACCTCGCCGGGCGCGCCCGCTCCCGGCTGCGCGCCAGCCGTACGGGCGGAGTGCCCCAGCAGCGCGACACGGAGCCGACACGGGCGGCCGTGGGCGGCTGA
- a CDS encoding DUF5819 family protein: METDTGHERTGGGLGLFELSLPARVVVAGGVAVVTLATAVHLAMMFLHVAPSNTVSKRHASAVNDYVYPEFEQNWKFFAPNPLQQNVAVQARAELRSPDGGTTVTPWADLSARDGADIAHNPLPSHTRQNELRRAWDFYTANHDAQEQPSGLRGRLSEEYIRRIVASRLGAGQQDRPLGRVQVRSVTSPIAPPPWSDEQAETKPVYRVLGWWPVTGADLAEASNR, encoded by the coding sequence ATGGAGACGGACACCGGGCACGAGCGGACGGGCGGCGGCCTTGGGCTCTTCGAGCTGTCCCTTCCGGCCCGCGTCGTCGTCGCGGGCGGCGTCGCGGTGGTCACGCTCGCCACGGCCGTGCACCTGGCGATGATGTTCCTGCACGTGGCGCCGTCGAACACGGTCAGCAAGCGGCACGCGTCTGCCGTCAACGACTACGTGTACCCGGAGTTCGAGCAGAACTGGAAGTTCTTCGCCCCGAACCCCCTCCAGCAGAACGTCGCCGTCCAGGCGCGCGCCGAACTGCGCTCCCCCGACGGCGGCACCACCGTCACCCCCTGGGCCGACCTCTCGGCCCGGGACGGCGCCGACATCGCCCACAACCCGCTCCCCAGCCACACGCGGCAGAACGAACTCCGCCGCGCCTGGGACTTCTACACCGCCAACCACGACGCCCAGGAGCAGCCGAGCGGCCTGCGCGGCCGGCTCTCCGAGGAGTACATCCGCCGCATCGTCGCCTCCCGGCTGGGCGCCGGGCAGCAGGACCGCCCGCTCGGCCGCGTCCAGGTCCGCTCGGTGACCTCTCCCATCGCGCCGCCGCCCTGGAGCGACGAACAGGCCGAGACCAAGCCGGTGTACCGGGTCCTGGGCTGGTGGCCGGTCACCGGCGCCGACCTCGCGGAGGCGAGCAACCGATGA
- the paaA gene encoding 1,2-phenylacetyl-CoA epoxidase subunit PaaA yields the protein MTTTAPDAAAPETEREAALSAAFDATVAADERIEPRDWMPDAYRATLVRQIAQHAHSEIIGMQPEANWITRAPSLRRKAILMAKVQDEAGHGLYLYSAAETLGTGRDELLDKLHSGRQRYSSIFNYPTLTWADVGAIGWLVDGAAITNQVPLCRCSYGPYARAMIRVCKEESFHQRQGYELLLALSRGTEAQHAMAQDAVDRWWWPSLMMFGPPDDESAHSAQSMTWKIKRHSNDELRQRFVDICVPQAESLGLTLPDPGLRWNEQRGHFDFGPIDWDEFHEVLRGNGPCNDQRIGQRRRAHEEGAWVREAAAAYAAKHGKATA from the coding sequence ATGACGACCACCGCGCCGGATGCGGCGGCGCCGGAGACGGAGCGGGAGGCGGCGCTGAGCGCGGCCTTCGACGCCACCGTGGCCGCCGACGAGCGCATCGAGCCACGTGACTGGATGCCCGACGCCTATCGCGCCACCCTCGTCCGGCAGATCGCCCAGCACGCCCATTCCGAGATCATCGGCATGCAGCCCGAGGCCAACTGGATCACCAGGGCGCCCTCGCTGCGCCGCAAGGCGATCCTGATGGCCAAGGTGCAGGACGAGGCAGGCCACGGCCTGTATCTGTACAGCGCCGCCGAAACCCTCGGCACGGGCCGCGACGAGCTGCTCGACAAGCTGCACTCCGGCCGCCAGCGCTATTCCTCCATCTTCAACTACCCCACCCTGACCTGGGCCGACGTGGGCGCCATCGGCTGGCTCGTGGACGGCGCCGCGATCACCAACCAGGTCCCGCTCTGCCGCTGCTCCTACGGGCCGTACGCGCGCGCCATGATCCGCGTCTGCAAGGAGGAGTCGTTCCACCAGCGCCAGGGGTACGAACTCCTGCTCGCCCTGAGCCGGGGCACCGAGGCCCAGCACGCGATGGCCCAGGACGCCGTGGACCGCTGGTGGTGGCCCTCCCTGATGATGTTCGGCCCGCCCGACGACGAGTCCGCGCACTCCGCGCAGTCCATGACCTGGAAGATCAAGCGCCATTCCAACGACGAGCTGCGCCAGCGCTTCGTCGACATCTGCGTCCCGCAGGCCGAGTCCCTCGGGCTCACCCTCCCTGATCCGGGCCTGCGGTGGAACGAGCAGCGGGGGCACTTCGACTTCGGCCCCATCGACTGGGACGAGTTCCACGAGGTGCTGCGCGGCAACGGCCCCTGCAACGACCAGCGGATCGGCCAGCGCCGCCGGGCCCACGAAGAAGGCGCCTGGGTGCGCGAGGCAGCCGCCGCGTACGCGGCCAAGCACGGAAAGGCGACGGCATGA
- the paaB gene encoding 1,2-phenylacetyl-CoA epoxidase subunit PaaB: MTSTDWPLWEVFVRSRRGLSHTHAGSLHAPDAEMALRNARDLYTRRSEGVSIWVVPSVAVTASSPDEKDPFFEPAADKPYRHPTFYEIPEGVRHL, from the coding sequence ATGACGAGCACCGACTGGCCGCTGTGGGAGGTGTTCGTGCGCAGCAGGCGAGGCCTCTCGCACACCCACGCAGGCAGCCTCCACGCCCCGGACGCCGAGATGGCCCTGCGCAACGCCCGCGACCTCTACACCCGCCGCTCCGAAGGCGTCTCCATCTGGGTCGTGCCGTCCGTCGCCGTCACCGCCTCCTCGCCGGACGAGAAGGACCCGTTCTTCGAGCCCGCCGCCGACAAGCCCTACCGCCACCCGACCTTCTACGAGATCCCGGAAGGGGTGCGGCACCTGTGA
- the paaC gene encoding 1,2-phenylacetyl-CoA epoxidase subunit PaaC: MKEPATSAALALGDDALVLSHRLGEWAGHAPVLEEEVALANIALDLLGQARTLLSLAGDEDELAFLREERQFRNVQLVEQPNGDFAHTIVRQLYFSLYQQSLYGQLAAGDSPFVPLAAKAVKEVTYHRDHAEHWILRLGDGTAESHARAQTALDALWRFTGELFQPVEGLPVDFDALRDGWLAEVTAVVGRATLTLPDGPRSGAWTAGAGRQGIHTESFGRMLAEMQHLHRSHPGATW; this comes from the coding sequence GTGAAGGAGCCGGCCACGTCCGCGGCCCTGGCCCTCGGTGACGACGCCCTGGTGCTCTCCCACCGGCTGGGGGAGTGGGCCGGGCACGCGCCCGTCCTGGAGGAGGAGGTCGCGCTCGCCAACATCGCCCTCGACCTCCTCGGCCAGGCCCGCACCCTGCTGTCCCTCGCGGGCGACGAGGACGAGCTGGCCTTCCTCCGCGAGGAGCGCCAGTTCCGCAACGTCCAGCTCGTCGAGCAGCCCAACGGCGACTTCGCACACACGATCGTGCGACAGCTGTACTTCTCCCTCTACCAGCAGTCGCTCTACGGCCAACTGGCCGCCGGCGACAGCCCCTTCGTGCCCCTCGCCGCGAAGGCCGTCAAGGAGGTCACCTACCACCGCGACCACGCCGAGCACTGGATCCTGCGCCTCGGCGACGGGACGGCCGAGAGCCACGCCCGGGCGCAGACCGCCCTCGACGCCCTCTGGCGGTTCACGGGCGAGCTGTTCCAGCCGGTCGAGGGGCTGCCCGTGGACTTCGACGCCCTGCGCGACGGCTGGCTCGCGGAGGTGACGGCCGTCGTCGGGCGGGCCACGCTCACCCTGCCCGACGGCCCGCGGTCCGGAGCGTGGACGGCGGGCGCCGGCCGGCAGGGCATCCACACCGAGTCGTTCGGGCGGATGCTCGCCGAGATGCAGCACCTGCACCGCAGCCACCCGGGGGCGACGTGGTGA
- the paaD gene encoding 1,2-phenylacetyl-CoA epoxidase subunit PaaD translates to MVSAPTPLEEELRALAGAVPDPELPVLSLAELGVLRGLRLTGPGRVEVELTPTYTGCPAVEAMSADIERVLREHGQREVTVRTVLSPAWSTDDITAEGRRKLAEFGIAPPRPTGPDGPVMVDLAIRCPHCGSTDTTLLSRFSSTACKALRRCEACREPFDHFKEL, encoded by the coding sequence GTGGTGAGCGCCCCGACCCCCCTGGAGGAGGAGCTCCGCGCGCTGGCCGGCGCGGTGCCCGACCCGGAGCTGCCCGTCCTCAGCCTGGCCGAGCTGGGCGTGCTGCGCGGACTGCGCCTCACCGGCCCCGGCCGGGTGGAGGTGGAGCTGACGCCCACCTACACCGGCTGCCCGGCCGTCGAGGCGATGTCGGCCGACATCGAGCGTGTGCTGCGCGAGCACGGCCAGCGCGAGGTGACGGTCCGCACGGTGCTCTCCCCCGCCTGGTCCACCGACGACATCACCGCCGAAGGCCGCCGCAAGCTCGCCGAGTTCGGCATAGCGCCCCCGCGGCCCACGGGCCCCGACGGGCCCGTCATGGTCGACCTGGCCATCCGCTGTCCCCACTGCGGATCCACGGACACCACGCTGCTGAGCCGCTTCTCCTCCACCGCCTGCAAGGCCCTGCGCCGCTGCGAGGCGTGCCGCGAACCGTTCGACCACTTCAAGGAGTTGTAG